Below is a window of Camelina sativa cultivar DH55 chromosome 11, Cs, whole genome shotgun sequence DNA.
TTGATGCAACCACCGTAGTCGGAATGGGCGAGAATGGTTTGCGAACTAATGGAGATTGCAACAGTTCAGAAGGATTCATTGACTGTTTCCTTGTGGGAAGCCCTGCAACATCAAGCCCTCTTCTTCCTGCAAGATTTCAGATTCATTCACCAATGCAATTAGGAAATCTTCTACTCAAGACTATGTTGATAACAAATGAGCACATTATACTATAAGACAGGAGTTACCATTTGATAAAGCTCCATCATTCTGTCGATGATCTGCTTTCTTGTTAGGCTTAGGAGTCTGATGCATTCCTGCTCCTAAGGAAAGTCTTCGGTTGGTTGCACCACCGGTCGACATTCTTGGAGCCTTTTTACCACCAAGGGGTTTAGATGGGCTCGGTTTGGACCCGTAAAGAGCCTCTTGTTCAGCTATGAGCTGTACTTGAAGCTTCTTCTGATCCTTTAATATGTAGAAACGACAGTTGCATCACATAGAGTTGAATTAGGAGGATGATATTGGTCAGAAGTTTCTGATGGAAATAGAAAAGAAAGGACTTGTACATACCCGTTGGCGAcggtgttcttcttctctttcctgCCTCAGTAAATTATACTCCTCAAGCATAGAAAGGAGACGGATCTGGACATAGAGAAAGAGAATTACGAATGGTCAGCTAGACATAATGAATTATAACCAAGTGAAACCAATAGCGAATGTGTAGAGAATTCATACACCATCATAGAGAAATCCAATCCCCTTTTCTTGTTCCCAAACAATAGTCTTCGAGGCCAGTGCTTCAACCATTCCTGAATGAATAAATATGAAAAGATACTACCTTCATAATCTATTCAGAGCATAAACATGTAAGATACATTGACAGCAATGAGTAACTTACCTGGAAGCTTGTTAACAAGATTACGAGCTTTCTCAGCACGCTTGAGAGTAAGATGAGCCCCTCGTCCAGCATTGTATCGGTTATCATCCTGTAGAGTGAAAATTATCAGAATATGTATCGAGCttttgtaagtttaaaaaagtttcaatgaTCCGACTCTAACCCTGTTGTATTCTTCAAGCCAACTTTCTTCATCGCAGGCAGATAACCATTTCTCAACCCTTTCTAGTATCTCCTTTCGGCTTAAAGCTTCCTCTTTGATCTTAGATATATGTTGCTCAAGATGCTCCAGGACCATTGTAGCATCCACAATACCAGATTCTATCGCCGCTACAGTCTGATCTATAGCACTGTCTGACACTGGCAACAAGTGGGTTTTCCTACATATATCCTCCAGTTCTGACCTTTTCTTGAAAACAAGTTCTTTCATTTTGCTTGTTTTGACAGCGTCCAATCGAACAACTTCTGCCTCAACCTGCATACAGCAATGGAAGTCATGTTATGGTTACAAACATGGACATCAAAAAGCTTCACTTAAGTTATAAGCTTGGTCGTAGAgtttataaaaacaatgtaaCCATGAAAAGAACATCCACAGCTTACATATTTAATGAAGTCTTCAGAGAGACTATTGCCTTCAGTTATTTCATGTTCTGATGCAGCTATATTGCAGGTAATATGCTGATACTCTTGTTGCTCTTCTATGGGTGTATCCATCAAATTCCAGAGCTCCAACATGGTTGTTGCTAGATCTTGAAGCTTCATCAAATTAAATAGGCAACTATAAGcaacaacaagaaagaaaattatacataacTCGTCAAAGTAAATCATCATTTACCCTCTGCATTCTCTGTATCTTGACCTCCCTCAGCTTTTGAACTGCAGCCCCCAGTTTCTCGATTGTATGATCGCTTAAGCTTCTTGGTCCTTCTGGATCACTCAATGTAGGATTCACTTGGCCAACAACCTCATTGAAGTCCATTCCAAGTACTGAACAATGTGAATACAATGTACACAAGTGCTTTCGAATCATCTCCACACGATCACTCTGAGGGAAACAACACCATAAAAAGAGTAAATACATATCTAATGGTTGGGATAACCAAAGGAAACACAAAGAAGCCAACTATGCAAGTTCAAATCTAATCTCACCTTTTCCTTCTGAAGTGCTTGCAGCTGGCAGTGTAACTCTTCAAGCTTTCTCATAGACAAGTCAGTCTCATCGATAAGTGGTTTAGAGTGAACAAGTTCTCCTTGACCTTTAATATCATTAGCAATACTATCTATTTCCTCCAAGACAACAACGAACTGGTTCCTTCTTTCAATTTTCCTCTTTTGCATCTCTTCAAGTTCAGGAAGAATCGTACCAAGCTCTTGCTTCAAGCTTCCAACGCTTTGATCAGACTGACACATACAAAAAAGAAAGGgttaaaagttgaaaaaagaTAACATAACCATAGACTATTGAATAACATTATCAAGATCACTCAGAAGAATGACTCACCTGTCTAATATGAACAGGACGTTCCCCCATAGCAGAACAGATTGTAGCTAGCTCTGCTTCAGCATCAGCAATTGCTTGCCTTAGCTGAGCTCTACATCGATTCGCTTGATCAACTTTTCTTCTNNNNNNNNNNNNNNNNNNNNNNNNNNNNNNNNNNNNNNNNNNNNNNNNNNNNNNNNNNNNNNNNNNNNNNNNNNNNNNNNNNNNNNNNNNNNNNNNNNNNNNNNNNNNNNNNNNNNNNNNNNNNNNNNNNNNNNNNNNNNNNNNNNNNNNNNNNNNNNNNNNNNNNNNNNNNNNNNNNNNNNNNNNNNNNNNNNNNNNNNNNNNNNNNNNNNNNNNNNNNNNNNNNNNNNNNNNNNNNNNNNNNNNNNNNNNNNNNNNNNNNNNNNNNNNNNNNNNNNNNNNNNNNNNNNNNNNNNNNNNNNNNNNNNNNNNNNNNNNNNNNNNNNNNNNNNNNNNNNNNNNNNNNNNNNNNNNNNNNNNNNNNNNNNNNNNNNNNNNNNNNNNNNNNNNNNNNNNNNNNNNNNNNNNNNNNNNNNNNNNNNNNNNNNNNNNNNNNNNNNNNNNNNCTTGGTCCTTCTGGATCACTCAATGTAGGATTCACTTGGCCAACAACCTCATTGAAGTCCATTCCAAGTACTGAACAATGTGAATACAATGTACACAAGTGCTTTCGAATCATCTCCACACGATCACTCTGAGGGAAACAACACCATAAAAAGAGTAAATACATATCTAATGGTTGGGATAACCAAAGGAAACACAAAGAAGCCAACTATGCAAGTTCAAATCTAATCTCACCTTTTCCTTCTGAAGTGCTTGCAGCTGGCAGTGTAACTCTTCAAGCTTTCTCATAGACAAGTCAGTCTCATCGATAAGTGGTTTAGAGTGAACAAGTTCTCCTTGACCTTTAATATCATTAGCAATACTATCTATTTCCTCCAAGACAACAACGAACTGGTTCCTTCTTTCAATTTTCCTCTTTTGCATCTCTTCAAGTTCAGGAAGAATCGTACCAAGCTCTTGCTTCAAGCTTCCAACGCTTTGATCAGACTGACACATACAAAAAAGAAAGGgttaaaagttgaaaaaagaTAACATAACCATAGACTATTGAATAACATTATCAAGATCACTCAGAAGAATGACTCACCTGTCTAATATGAACAGGACGTTCCCCCATAGCAGAACAGATTGTAGCTAGCTCTGCTTCAGCATCAGCAATTGCTTGCCTTAGCTGAGCTCTACATCGATTCGCTTGATCAACTTTTCTTCTNNNNNNNNNNNNNNNNNNNNNNNNNNNNNNNNNNNNNNNNNNNNNNNNNNNNNNNNNNNNNNNNNNNNNNNNNNNNNNNNNNNNNNNNNNNNNNNNNNNNNNNNNNNNNNNNNNNNNNNNNNNNNNNNNNNNNNNNNNNNNNNNNNNNNNNNNNNNNNNNNNNNNNNNNNNNNNNNNNNNNNNNNNNNNNNNNNNNNNNNNNNNNNNNNNNNNNNNNNNNNNNNNNNNNNNNNNNNNNNNNNNNNNNNNNNNNNNNNNNNNNNNNNNNNNNNNNNNNNNNNNNNNNNNNNNNNNNNNNNNNNNNNNNNNNNNNNNNNNNNNNNNNNNNNNNNNNNNNNNNNNNNNNNNNNNNNNNNNNNNNNNNNNNNNNNNNNNNNNNNNNNNNNNNNNNNNNNNNNNNNNNNNNNNNNNNNNNNNNNNNNNNNNNNNNNNNNNNNNNNNNNNNNNNNNNNNNNNNNNNNNNNNNNNNNNNNNNNNNNNNNNNNNNNNNNNNNNNNNNNNNNNNNNNNNNNNNNNNNNNNNNNNNNNNNNNNNNNNNNNNNNNNNNNNNNNNNNNNNNNNNNNNNNNNNCttaaaatctcccaaaaacctgGAGTTCGTATAAGAGAGATCCACAAGTTGTCTCTACTTGAAGAATCGGATCTTTTTGAATAGTAGCCATTTCGAAATGCTTCAGCCTGTAACAGATTTGAAACagagaaaccctaatcgaaatCAGCAGCTAATTCGAAGCAAATTGATTGAGAAAACCTAACTGATTTTGACATTGCGAATCAACAAAAAATTTCGAATTGAATTGAACTGAGAGAAACTCAAAATACTTGCCTGAAACGGGAGATTTCTCGAAGATTTTCCAGAACTGATGATTGAATTTGGAAGTTTAATCGATTGAATCTGTGACTGAAACTTTCGCGAgtagattgaagaagaagaagatagagagaagtAAATTTAGAAACCTAGATCGAGAAGTGTTTCAATgtgtagagaaagagagagaagagattaaTAGAGCCGTTACGAAGATGTTAAAAAGTTTTGGGttaatgagagagagattgaattgagagtgatgatgatggtgagattGGGAATTTCGTCCGTTACCCGAACCAGCTCTTCTAAttcttttttgcattttttatgctatttttttttttcgaacttttgaatttcaaaaaatCTGATTTAGGGTGTTTAGAATCTAGTGCGTCGCGCTTACAGTAGAGGAATAGATATTAACCGTTGCGATATTCTTATTCCTTATTAACGGTTGAGATCTCACAAACGAAAATCTAAAGCCGACGACGACCCATTTTATTTAAGAAGAGAACCGGTCTGATTGCAATTATTTCGGTCTGATATTCgtaccaaaccaaaatttaacaattttctTCATTGATCAGTGTAGTTTAATCAAACAGAGATTGGTTTAGTATGTGATTAAGTTATTCTTTAGAAATTCAATGTTCTTCATTGATCAGTGTAGTTTAATCAAACAGAGATTGGTTTAGTAACTAATTGGCTATGAACTTGAGaaatttgtgtttggtttaggCGTGGTATGATTACATATCGAACCAAATAATCGAACATAGACGGGGACATTACATGAAATGTAACTTATTATACAATTCAATAACTCATAACTGAATTATGTGCCTAACTTCTTACACTGTATACAcacaaaatatcattttaaaacatttaaagattaaaatctcatattaataagcaaaataaaatatgtagaaTGGAGAAGTATCTGACCTCATcactaccattagatttgaattacaattttacaaacaacatataaacactagcgaaaaaattgaattataccaaaaataataattcttttcaAATCTACGTCTAGTTTTGACTAAGTGTAGATGATGGcataataatatattgtgatTGTCGAACGTTTAACGTTTTTTCGTGTAAGATCAATGTTTTCGAATGCTGAGTAAGCAAAACTGcaatatcatccaaatcttcctatttaaaAAAACTGGCAAACTGCTATATATATCGCTTAAACTTTCCCatattgtaaatattatattagGAAAGTTACTTATTATTACATGAACTCGCACTCTAGGTACGTACTAACCCTAGCTAATTTGTGCTTCTTCGCTCTGAATCAATGGCGTGTTCTTCTTTACGAACCCTTTGCAGTTGCACTTCGTCTTCTTTGTATCCTAACCCTAAGCTCTCACGTTATCTTTCGGCTGACTTAACCATCAAAACAAATGTTTCCGTTCAGTTTCTAGGAAAGAAGTCCCCACTTCTCTCCTCAACCCCGAGATTTCTCACCCTTCTCCCCATGGCTTCCCTGAGACCCagagacaaaaccaaaaaaggtaaaatatatcTTTTCACTACCGATTTcttctaaagtctaaacccttAATTCTAAGCGTTACTTAATTAGAGAGATGCGTGTATATATTTTCATAGTGATTGGAATTGTAAAAATGAATGTATGGGCCGGAAAAGCAATTTTGGGGCAACAAATTATTTCGGTGTTTGCTTTGAGGGGAGACAATCAAGAAAAAGATATGGCTAAGCGTTTCTCCAAGGAGTACAATGCCCGAACCGCAAATCAACTTGGTGATATAATTCCTGTTGT
It encodes the following:
- the LOC104728801 gene encoding 65-kDa microtubule-associated protein 3-like → MATIQKDPILQVETTCGSLLYELQVFGRRKVDQANRCRAQLRQAIADAEAELATICSAMGERPVHIRQSDQSVGSLKQELGTILPELEEMQKRKIERRNQFVVVLEEIDSIANDIKGQGELVHSKPLIDETDLSMRKLEELHCQLQALQKEKSDRVEMIRKHLCTLRKVDQANRCRAQLRQAIADAEAELATICSAMGERPVHIRQSDQSVGSLKQELGTILPELEEMQKRKIERRNQFVVVLEEIDSIANDIKGQGELVHSKPLIDETDLSMRKLEELHCQLQALQKEKSDRVEMIRKHLCTLYSHCSVLGMDFNEVVGQVNPTLSDPEGPRSLSDHTIEKLGAAVQKLREVKIQRMQRLQDLATTMLELWNLMDTPIEEQQEYQHITCNIAASEHEITEGNSLSEDFIKYVEAEVVRLDAVKTSKMKELVFKKRSELEDICRKTHLLPVSDSAIDQTVAAIESGIVDATMVLEHLEQHISKIKEEALSRKEILERVEKWLSACDEESWLEEYNRDDNRYNAGRGAHLTLKRAEKARNLVNKLPGMVEALASKTIVWEQEKGIGFLYDGIRLLSMLEEYNLLRQEREEEHRRQRDQKKLQGQLIAEQEALYGSKPSPSKPLGGKKAPRMSTGGATNRRLSLGAGMHQTPKPNKKADHRQNDGALSNGRRGLDIAGLPTRKQSMNPSELLQSPLVRKPFSPIPTTVVASKANIATTTQQHLKHNAVNEMSSFATPVKNNNNNNILRNLEEEKMMTMMMQTPKNVAAMIPVPSTPATISVPMHTAPTPFTTNARSMSMSEKPEVLEYSFEERRLAFMLQSECGLV